A window of Fragaria vesca subsp. vesca linkage group LG7, FraVesHawaii_1.0, whole genome shotgun sequence contains these coding sequences:
- the LOC101311320 gene encoding uncharacterized protein LOC101311320 isoform 1: MHGFSTVDGFVEITECLGEMIKYVANEPSVGLYYVQQHTQNAVPNLVGLRNGVVNKSRETTLHTEDSEDSITMVRSMKECGFPVADEMIRDIKKSLALMSTKQPKRGLIDNQGSAFQLGRASSWKPASWGRSPSHDWQDSEGSYFSTVLKSAKQKASNLKWPQIDPKELTEVSSYSNPPVSVATASTSSSLPDTEADELPISSHITDEPQEEQVDDSLSSHNLSSLSENFDEFKADREVKLREWLEGTDSPDNPIGASHAERS; this comes from the coding sequence ATGCATGGATTCTCCACCGTTGACGGCTTTGTGGAGATAACTGAATGCTTAGGAGAGATGATTAAATATGTGGCAAACGAACCCTCAGTAGGGCTTTATTATGTCCAGCAGCACACTCAAAATGCAGTGCCCAATCTCGTTGGTCTGAGAAATGGTGTAGTGAACAAGTCGCGTGAAACAACTTTGCACACTGAAGATTCAGAGGATTCCATAACCATGGTGAGATCGATGAAAGAATGTGGATTCCCTGTTGCTGATGAGATGATTAGGGACATAAAGAAATCTCTTGCGCTTATGTCTACAAAACAACCAAAAAGAGGGCTAATAGACAACCAGGGATCAGCTTTTCAGCTAGGAAGAGCAAGTTCTTGGAAACCAGCCAGTTGGGGTCGTTCTCCAAGTCATGATTGGCAGGATAGTGAAGGCAGCTATTTTTCTACTGTATTAAAATCTGCAAAACAAAAGGCCAGCAATTTGAAGTGGCCGCAAATTGATCCTAAAGAACTAACAGAGGTCTCCTCCTACTCTAACCCACCAGTATCAGTTGCTACTGCAAGCACGAGTTCATCTCTGCCAGATACAGAAGCTGATGAGCTGCCCATATCGAGCCATATTACAGATGAACCACAAGAAGAACAAGTCGACGATAGCTTGTCGTCGCATAATTTGTCTTCATTGTCAGAAAACTTTGATGAGTTCAAGGCTGATAGAGAAGTTAAACTACGTGAGTGGTTGGAAGGGACTGATAGTCCAGATAATCCCATAGGAGCAAGTCATGCAGAAAGATCTTAG